In the genome of Croceimicrobium hydrocarbonivorans, one region contains:
- a CDS encoding Fur family transcriptional regulator, protein MDRIEEIFKIKDVKPTAVRIVVLRYLLEQKKAQSLKDIEVGLDQSDRSSIFRTLKTFEDHKVIHSIEDGSGMTKYAVCVEGCNCDPKDLHYHFYCTSCEMTFCLLDHPIPLVNLPNNFKMAQANMVIKGLCDKCNQ, encoded by the coding sequence ATGGACAGAATAGAAGAAATATTTAAAATTAAGGACGTAAAGCCGACTGCTGTAAGGATAGTAGTACTGCGCTACCTATTAGAACAAAAGAAAGCACAGTCTTTAAAGGACATTGAAGTTGGTCTCGATCAATCAGACAGAAGTTCAATTTTTCGCACACTAAAAACTTTTGAAGATCATAAGGTGATCCATAGTATCGAAGATGGCTCAGGGATGACCAAGTATGCTGTATGTGTAGAAGGCTGCAATTGCGATCCAAAAGACCTTCATTATCATTTCTATTGCACTTCATGTGAAATGACTTTTTGCCTTTTAGACCACCCTATTCCTTTAGTCAATCTACCAAATAATTTTAAAATGGCACAAGCTAACATGGTCATTAAAGGATTATGCGATAAGTGTAACCAATAA
- a CDS encoding DUF6660 family protein: MKYLSLIFATFTLMLSTVPIEGACRSNSYDGVYNYSNTESSQQESGNQDNENCPPLCGCQCSHVHAISFGNNRVIINLVFADNNKLPRNYNNGISFNLINAIWHPPKFSE, encoded by the coding sequence ATGAAGTATTTATCTTTGATATTCGCCACGTTTACGCTGATGCTCTCCACAGTCCCTATTGAGGGAGCTTGTCGTAGTAACTCGTATGATGGTGTTTACAACTACTCAAATACAGAATCTAGTCAGCAGGAGAGCGGAAATCAGGATAACGAAAATTGCCCCCCACTCTGCGGTTGTCAATGTAGTCATGTACATGCAATCTCTTTTGGAAACAATAGGGTAATTATCAATCTGGTATTTGCGGATAATAATAAGTTGCCCAGAAACTACAACAATGGTATTTCTTTTAATTTAATCAATGCCATTTGGCATCCCCCAAAGTTCTCCGAATAG